The following coding sequences lie in one Klebsiella huaxiensis genomic window:
- a CDS encoding HAD family hydrolase translates to MKMTIIYALISVIFGIYGTTAIAGNTNRVSQNLAIAVSQEKQSVIGNWDEFNSRKIDRLIQEAKQKPAHSLYAVFDFDNTTAFLDIEEATLIYQLENLRFAMKPEILKEIIYKDIPTSSFNSDYNNKNNQAVNINLIGQDIVDSYTWLYNNYNGFEGNKTIDEIKTNSNYMNFIVKMRYLYDAIGGSFDHEVSYPWVTYLFSGMSKKEISDLVDDTIEWQNKQPITKVTWVSPADMAGRAGIVSVTWKNGFRLLPEMQTLYKNLQEAGVDVYVISASALDVIKSIVTIDRYGFSVPESHVYAMHPLYDKEGKLTHSLDPYYPQTQGKGKTETIKKFIQQRYKNTGPIFVAGDSEGDQNMMSDFNDTKLVLIINRLRSSDTIIGKLSAKAVRDYNKDDAKILLQGRDENKGEFLPSQSSILMGTNNEISLP, encoded by the coding sequence ATGAAAATGACAATAATATACGCACTGATATCTGTAATTTTTGGAATATATGGAACGACAGCCATTGCCGGTAACACAAATCGAGTATCTCAAAATCTAGCAATCGCAGTTTCCCAAGAAAAGCAATCAGTTATCGGCAATTGGGACGAGTTCAACTCGAGAAAAATTGATAGACTAATTCAAGAAGCAAAGCAGAAGCCTGCACACTCTTTATATGCTGTTTTTGATTTTGACAACACGACAGCTTTTCTAGATATCGAAGAGGCAACTCTTATATATCAACTGGAAAACCTTAGATTTGCTATGAAACCTGAGATATTGAAAGAGATAATTTACAAAGATATACCGACCTCTAGCTTTAACTCTGATTATAATAATAAAAACAATCAAGCGGTTAATATAAATCTCATTGGTCAAGATATTGTTGATAGCTACACATGGCTATACAATAATTACAATGGATTTGAGGGTAATAAAACTATTGATGAAATCAAAACAAATTCTAATTATATGAATTTTATAGTAAAAATGAGATATTTATATGATGCAATAGGTGGGTCATTCGACCATGAGGTATCTTATCCATGGGTGACGTATCTTTTTTCTGGTATGTCCAAAAAAGAAATATCTGATTTAGTGGACGATACTATCGAGTGGCAAAATAAACAGCCTATCACAAAGGTAACATGGGTAAGCCCAGCAGATATGGCAGGCCGAGCTGGTATCGTATCAGTAACATGGAAAAATGGATTTAGGCTGCTCCCAGAAATGCAGACATTATACAAAAACCTACAGGAGGCAGGGGTTGATGTTTATGTAATTTCCGCTTCTGCTTTAGATGTTATAAAAAGTATCGTTACTATAGATAGATATGGCTTTTCTGTTCCTGAATCTCATGTCTATGCAATGCATCCCTTATACGATAAAGAAGGTAAATTGACTCATAGCCTAGATCCGTACTACCCTCAAACGCAAGGAAAAGGTAAAACCGAAACCATAAAGAAATTTATACAACAACGTTACAAAAATACAGGGCCAATATTCGTAGCTGGCGATAGTGAAGGAGATCAAAACATGATGTCCGACTTTAATGACACAAAGTTAGTTCTCATTATTAACCGGCTACGCTCATCTGACACCATTATTGGTAAATTATCAGCTAAAGCTGTTCGTGACTATAATAAAGATGATGCAAAAATATTATTGCAGGGAAGAGATGAAAATAAAGGAGAGTTTT
- a CDS encoding porin, with product MKRKVLAILVPALLAAGAANAAEIYNKNGNKLDFYGKMVGEHIMTHDGDNNNSDDTSYARFGVKGETQINSELTGYGQFEYNIKADKPEGAQGSATRLAFAGLKYSDYGSFDYGRNYGVVYDAAGYTDMLVEWGGDGLIATDNFMTQRTNGVATYRNNDFFGMVDGLNFALQYQGKNNDATPKKSNGDGFGFSVNYNIDGFGFVGAYSNSDRTDEQAADNKGENAEVWSLATKYDANNLYASVMYGESQNMTHMELGGFANKTQNIEAVVQYQFDFGLRPSLGYVYAKGKDLQNGKRDADIMNYVELGTWYYFNKNFNVYTAYKFNLVDDEDSAITGASTDDQFAVGITYQF from the coding sequence ATGAAAAGAAAAGTACTGGCAATTCTGGTTCCAGCTTTATTAGCCGCTGGTGCCGCTAACGCAGCAGAAATCTATAATAAGAACGGCAACAAACTGGATTTCTACGGTAAAATGGTTGGCGAGCACATCATGACTCATGATGGCGACAACAACAATTCCGACGATACTTCTTATGCGCGTTTCGGTGTTAAAGGCGAAACCCAGATCAACAGCGAACTGACCGGCTATGGCCAGTTTGAATACAACATCAAAGCGGATAAACCAGAAGGTGCGCAAGGTAGCGCAACTCGTCTGGCGTTCGCTGGTCTGAAATACAGCGATTACGGTTCATTTGACTACGGCCGTAACTATGGCGTGGTTTATGACGCAGCCGGTTACACCGATATGCTGGTTGAGTGGGGCGGCGACGGCCTGATCGCTACAGACAACTTTATGACTCAGCGTACCAACGGTGTTGCAACCTATCGCAACAACGATTTCTTTGGCATGGTTGATGGCCTGAACTTTGCCCTGCAGTATCAGGGTAAAAACAACGATGCAACTCCGAAAAAATCAAACGGTGATGGTTTCGGTTTCTCTGTTAACTATAACATCGACGGCTTCGGCTTCGTTGGCGCATACAGCAATTCCGACCGTACTGATGAACAAGCAGCGGACAATAAAGGCGAAAACGCTGAAGTCTGGAGCCTCGCAACTAAGTATGATGCAAACAATCTGTATGCATCTGTAATGTACGGTGAGTCTCAAAACATGACTCATATGGAACTTGGCGGTTTTGCTAACAAAACTCAGAACATTGAAGCCGTTGTTCAGTACCAGTTCGACTTCGGTCTGCGTCCGTCTCTGGGTTATGTCTATGCTAAAGGCAAAGACCTGCAGAACGGCAAACGTGATGCCGATATCATGAACTACGTTGAACTGGGTACCTGGTACTACTTCAACAAAAACTTCAACGTTTACACCGCATACAAATTCAACCTGGTGGATGACGAAGATTCTGCTATCACTGGCGCATCTACTGACGATCAGTTCGCTGTAGGTATCACCTACCAGTTCTAA
- the drpB gene encoding cell division protein DrpB translates to MEDKAKRSPGGKLALWAFYVFCGYFLWAMARYWWVVGQIQSVPGVTIDGELGSTAGKWIGALLGFLVLGIVGIVLGAIAWYTRPNPQMYEHHD, encoded by the coding sequence ATGGAAGATAAAGCGAAACGGAGTCCTGGAGGTAAACTTGCTCTGTGGGCATTTTATGTTTTTTGCGGTTACTTCCTCTGGGCGATGGCGCGCTACTGGTGGGTTGTTGGGCAGATCCAGAGCGTGCCTGGCGTGACGATTGACGGCGAGTTAGGTTCAACGGCAGGGAAATGGATCGGTGCGCTGCTGGGTTTTTTGGTGTTGGGTATCGTTGGCATCGTTCTCGGTGCGATCGCCTGGTACACGCGACCTAATCCACAGATGTATGAACATCACGATTAA
- a CDS encoding phosphohydrolase: MELVDWQQRFESWLIGHHSQEDSAHDISHFRRVWATAQQLAKDTDVDRLVILTACYFHDIISLAKNHPERSRSSAMAAEKTLAILQSSFPDFPADRYPAVLHAIEAHSFSAAIPPQSEEAKIVQDADRLEALGAIGLARVFAVSGALNNILFDADDPFADRRELNDKKYALDHFQCKLLRLPETMQTEKGRAMAVHNARFLVQFMAKLSAELCGDPLALDESVLQRFDPLA; encoded by the coding sequence ATGGAACTTGTTGACTGGCAGCAGCGGTTTGAATCCTGGTTAATCGGACATCACTCGCAAGAGGATTCCGCTCACGATATTTCACACTTTCGCCGGGTTTGGGCAACGGCTCAGCAGCTGGCCAAAGATACTGATGTTGATCGGCTGGTGATCCTGACCGCCTGCTACTTTCATGACATCATCAGCCTGGCGAAAAATCATCCTGAGCGAAGTCGCTCCTCGGCGATGGCGGCGGAAAAAACGCTGGCCATCCTGCAGTCATCTTTTCCTGACTTCCCCGCAGACCGCTATCCGGCGGTCTTGCATGCTATAGAAGCGCACAGTTTTAGCGCTGCAATTCCCCCGCAGAGTGAAGAAGCAAAGATTGTCCAGGATGCCGACCGACTCGAAGCATTGGGGGCGATTGGCCTGGCGCGCGTTTTTGCCGTATCCGGAGCGCTCAATAATATTTTGTTTGATGCCGACGATCCCTTTGCCGACAGACGTGAATTAAATGACAAGAAGTACGCGCTGGATCATTTCCAGTGCAAGTTGTTGCGCTTACCTGAAACTATGCAAACCGAAAAGGGCAGGGCAATGGCGGTGCACAATGCGCGTTTTCTGGTGCAGTTTATGGCTAAGTTAAGTGCGGAGCTTTGCGGAGACCCTTTGGCCCTTGATGAGTCGGTTTTACAGCGCTTTGATCCACTGGCATAA
- a CDS encoding DNA cytosine methyltransferase: MSQNLSKESPPSLKAGHSGEDAQELLRQMMAIYDVKTLVAQLIAVGEQHWSPAILKRVATVPHAANRLNALERAHLLTLLPQPPAHHPHYGFRFVDLFAGIGGIRNGFEAIGGQCVFTSEWNKHAVRTYKANWYCDPELHRFNEDIRDITLSHRQDVSDEEAAQHIRETIPQHDVLLAGFPCQPFSLAGVSKKNALGRAHGFACETQGTLFFDVVRIIAARQPAIFVLENVKNLKSHDKGRTFRIIMQTLDELGYEVADADHTGADDPKVIDGRHFLPQHRERIVLVGFRRDLQLHEGFTLRDISTLYPAKCPTFGELLEPAVDAKFILTQVLWKYLYRYARKHQERGNGFGYGLVDPMNPHSVARTLSARYYKDGAEILIDRGWDRPLGEKHFDDPENQLRRPRRLTPRECARLMGFESPQGYHFRIPVSDTQAYRQFGNSVVVPVFAAVAKLLESRIAMAVAMRESAELSESQ; encoded by the coding sequence ATGTCGCAAAATTTATCCAAGGAAAGTCCCCCATCTTTGAAGGCCGGGCATAGCGGAGAGGATGCCCAGGAGTTGTTGCGTCAGATGATGGCGATATACGATGTAAAAACGCTGGTGGCACAGTTAATCGCTGTTGGCGAGCAGCACTGGAGCCCGGCCATCCTGAAGCGCGTAGCGACGGTGCCTCACGCGGCAAATCGTTTAAACGCACTGGAGAGAGCCCATCTGTTGACGCTCCTGCCGCAGCCGCCAGCGCATCATCCGCACTATGGATTCCGCTTTGTCGATCTGTTTGCCGGTATCGGCGGTATTCGTAATGGTTTCGAGGCGATTGGCGGGCAATGCGTTTTCACCAGCGAGTGGAATAAGCATGCGGTGCGTACCTATAAAGCCAACTGGTACTGTGACCCCGAGCTACATCGTTTTAATGAGGATATTCGCGATATTACCCTTAGCCATCGTCAGGATGTGAGCGATGAGGAAGCCGCGCAGCATATTCGCGAGACTATCCCGCAGCATGATGTTCTGCTGGCTGGCTTCCCCTGCCAGCCTTTTTCGCTGGCCGGCGTCTCAAAGAAAAACGCTCTTGGCCGCGCGCATGGGTTTGCCTGCGAAACGCAGGGCACGCTGTTTTTTGACGTCGTCAGGATTATTGCCGCCAGGCAACCCGCTATTTTTGTGCTGGAAAACGTCAAAAACCTAAAGAGTCACGACAAAGGGCGGACGTTTCGCATCATTATGCAAACGCTGGACGAGCTGGGCTATGAAGTCGCCGATGCCGATCATACCGGAGCGGACGATCCGAAGGTCATCGACGGACGCCATTTTTTACCTCAACACCGAGAGCGTATTGTGCTGGTTGGCTTCCGTCGCGATTTGCAACTGCATGAAGGGTTTACTCTACGTGATATCTCCACGCTCTATCCGGCTAAGTGCCCGACATTTGGCGAGCTGCTGGAGCCCGCGGTGGATGCTAAATTTATTCTCACCCAGGTGCTGTGGAAGTATCTCTATCGCTATGCGCGTAAGCACCAGGAGCGGGGTAACGGCTTTGGTTACGGATTAGTTGACCCTATGAATCCGCACAGCGTGGCGCGTACGCTGTCGGCGCGCTACTACAAAGATGGTGCGGAGATCCTCATCGATCGCGGCTGGGATCGTCCTCTGGGTGAAAAGCATTTTGATGACCCTGAAAACCAGCTTCGTCGTCCGCGCAGGCTGACGCCCCGCGAGTGCGCGCGTCTGATGGGGTTTGAATCGCCGCAGGGGTACCATTTTCGCATTCCGGTATCGGATACCCAGGCCTATCGCCAGTTTGGCAACTCGGTCGTGGTGCCGGTATTTGCAGCAGTGGCGAAGCTTCTGGAGTCGCGTATTGCGATGGCGGTTGCCATGCGTGAATCTGCCGAGTTAAGCGAAAGCCAATGA
- a CDS encoding UxaA family hydrolase, whose amino-acid sequence MTKSPVIRLDEKDNVVVARVAIIAGTPIADENITTLQDVPLGHKVATRLIKKDEPILKYNTVIGFAPEDLPPGTWLHSHNIVFEDFQRDYAFSRDYRPVQTVPPEQRRTFNGYVREDGRVGTRNILGVFVVGNCGATVARKIAAHFTEERLQAWPNVDNVVPYVHELGCGMEMSGEPMDLLRRTLAGYINNPNTAGALVVALGCERNNIHGFFEQMGLKETPMLRKLVIQDTGGTRKTIDEGIAIIESMLPQANAVKRQPVSVEHLTVGLQCGGSDGFSGLSANPALGVAMDLLVEQGGTAILSETTEIFGVEHTLTARAVTPEVGQKLVACINWWLEYNKGRDCQINGRVSPGNNAGGLANVLEKSLGGAKKGGNSPLMEVYRYAYPVTQKGLVFMDTPGYDPVSATGQVAGGANMIAFTTGRGSCFGSMPAPTVKLASNTPMYQRMTEDMDLNCGVVIDGDATLRQMGEAIFEKIIAIASGEQSKSEALGLGENEFVPWPIGVLA is encoded by the coding sequence ATGACAAAATCTCCGGTCATTCGTCTTGACGAAAAAGACAACGTCGTGGTCGCCCGGGTCGCTATCATCGCCGGTACCCCGATCGCTGATGAGAACATCACCACGCTGCAGGATGTTCCGCTGGGCCACAAAGTGGCGACAAGACTCATTAAAAAAGACGAACCGATTCTCAAGTACAACACGGTCATCGGCTTCGCGCCTGAAGACCTCCCGCCTGGTACCTGGCTGCATAGCCACAACATCGTGTTTGAAGATTTTCAGCGCGACTACGCCTTTAGTCGCGACTATCGCCCGGTACAAACCGTGCCGCCTGAACAGCGGCGGACCTTCAACGGCTACGTACGGGAAGATGGTCGAGTCGGGACACGTAATATTCTCGGCGTGTTCGTGGTCGGAAACTGTGGCGCAACGGTGGCGCGTAAAATCGCCGCTCATTTTACCGAAGAACGCCTGCAAGCATGGCCAAACGTTGACAACGTAGTGCCCTATGTTCACGAACTGGGCTGCGGTATGGAGATGAGCGGTGAGCCGATGGATCTACTGCGCCGCACCTTAGCAGGCTATATCAATAACCCCAACACTGCGGGCGCGCTGGTTGTGGCGCTGGGCTGCGAGCGTAACAACATCCACGGTTTCTTTGAACAAATGGGTCTGAAAGAGACTCCGATGCTGCGCAAACTAGTGATTCAGGATACCGGCGGAACGCGAAAAACCATCGATGAAGGCATCGCTATTATCGAATCCATGCTGCCGCAGGCTAATGCCGTCAAGCGCCAGCCAGTCTCCGTTGAGCATCTGACCGTGGGGCTGCAGTGCGGTGGGTCCGACGGTTTTTCGGGGCTTTCCGCCAACCCGGCGCTGGGCGTCGCGATGGATCTGCTGGTCGAACAAGGCGGAACCGCAATTCTCTCGGAAACCACCGAAATCTTCGGCGTAGAGCACACCCTCACCGCGCGAGCTGTCACCCCTGAAGTGGGGCAAAAGCTGGTCGCCTGCATCAACTGGTGGCTGGAGTATAATAAAGGACGCGATTGTCAGATTAACGGTCGGGTTAGCCCTGGCAACAACGCGGGTGGGCTGGCAAACGTACTGGAGAAATCACTGGGCGGGGCCAAAAAAGGCGGCAACTCTCCGCTAATGGAGGTTTACCGCTATGCATACCCGGTTACGCAAAAAGGGTTGGTCTTTATGGACACCCCAGGGTATGACCCGGTTTCAGCAACCGGCCAGGTCGCTGGCGGCGCCAATATGATTGCCTTCACCACCGGGCGCGGCTCCTGCTTTGGCTCAATGCCCGCGCCGACGGTGAAGCTTGCCAGCAACACTCCGATGTATCAGCGCATGACGGAAGATATGGATCTCAATTGCGGTGTGGTCATCGATGGCGACGCTACGCTGCGTCAAATGGGGGAAGCAATCTTCGAAAAAATCATCGCCATTGCCTCCGGTGAGCAAAGCAAGAGCGAAGCATTAGGATTAGGGGAAAATGAATTTGTTCCCTGGCCAATCGGCGTACTGGCGTAA
- a CDS encoding MFS transporter — MSIAGKKTHARYYILFMITLVLTLATGDRATLSVAGPEMQKELGITAVEIGYLFSAFSWAYVISMTPAGWVADKVGSKRAMFLGILLWSVMTVFMGLVSYVTFVVPALLILRFLLGVCESPVGPSAGRIIAAWFPSQERGVAGAIFNSAQYASLAIFTPLMAWLCHAFGWDHVFIVMGVIGIIIAFCWSKFFYVPTKHPGINNEEMEYLKEGGALVELDTVASVKGERKRTGWQEIGQLFKSRMLIGIFIGQYCISAITWFFMTWFPIYLVKERGMSILQAGFMASVPAICGLVGGIMSGFFSDWLLRKTNNLSLARKVPITIGLTMSASMILCNYVGSEALVMFLMSAAFFGKGFGSLGWAVVADTAPKEIIGTTGGLFNSLGNIAGIVTPVVIGYILQETGSFANALVFVGTHGIIAVCSYWFIVGKIERLKIAPRDDDAVPMQKREA; from the coding sequence ATGAGCATTGCAGGCAAGAAAACGCACGCCCGATATTACATCTTATTTATGATAACCCTCGTCTTAACCCTGGCGACCGGAGATCGCGCCACGCTCTCCGTTGCCGGGCCGGAGATGCAAAAAGAGCTGGGCATCACCGCCGTTGAAATTGGTTATCTCTTTTCCGCGTTCAGCTGGGCGTACGTCATCAGTATGACGCCTGCGGGCTGGGTGGCCGATAAAGTTGGCTCCAAGCGGGCCATGTTTCTCGGGATTCTGCTGTGGTCAGTGATGACGGTATTTATGGGTCTGGTCAGCTACGTCACCTTTGTCGTTCCTGCCTTGCTGATCCTGCGTTTCCTGCTTGGCGTGTGCGAATCACCGGTTGGCCCCTCAGCCGGTCGCATCATCGCCGCCTGGTTTCCCTCGCAAGAACGCGGCGTTGCAGGCGCCATCTTCAACAGCGCACAGTACGCATCGCTGGCGATATTCACTCCGCTGATGGCCTGGCTATGCCACGCCTTCGGCTGGGACCACGTATTTATCGTCATGGGAGTCATCGGCATTATCATCGCCTTCTGCTGGTCGAAATTCTTTTACGTCCCGACTAAGCATCCGGGTATCAATAACGAAGAGATGGAATACCTGAAGGAAGGCGGCGCGCTGGTGGAGCTGGACACCGTTGCCAGCGTAAAAGGCGAACGCAAGCGCACGGGGTGGCAGGAGATCGGCCAGTTGTTCAAAAGTCGGATGCTGATCGGCATCTTCATTGGCCAGTACTGTATCTCGGCGATTACCTGGTTCTTTATGACCTGGTTCCCGATTTATCTGGTCAAAGAGCGCGGAATGTCAATTCTGCAGGCCGGTTTTATGGCCTCGGTGCCCGCGATTTGTGGCCTGGTAGGCGGCATTATGAGCGGTTTTTTCTCCGACTGGCTGCTGCGTAAAACCAACAACCTGAGCCTGGCGCGTAAGGTCCCGATCACCATCGGTCTGACCATGAGCGCCAGCATGATCCTCTGCAACTACGTCGGCTCAGAAGCACTGGTGATGTTCCTGATGAGTGCCGCGTTCTTCGGTAAAGGTTTCGGCTCTTTGGGGTGGGCGGTCGTTGCGGATACCGCGCCGAAAGAGATTATCGGTACCACCGGCGGGCTGTTCAACTCGCTGGGCAATATCGCTGGGATCGTCACTCCCGTGGTGATCGGCTACATCCTGCAAGAAACAGGCTCTTTCGCCAACGCGTTGGTCTTCGTTGGGACCCACGGCATCATCGCCGTCTGCAGCTACTGGTTCATCGTCGGCAAGATTGAGCGCCTGAAAATTGCTCCGCGCGATGACGACGCCGTCCCTATGCAAAAACGTGAAGCCTGA
- a CDS encoding HpcH/HpaI aldolase family protein encodes MRFPDLKQRLHEGPLHGCFVTFPSAAITEFTAAIGFDFVLIDNEHGNMNPETVEDMVRASHSQQVPCLVRVPYNRAEYMRKALDFGADGVQVPLVNTVEDARAAALPTLFPPQGERGVAFLPRAANYGMCADKARYLAEANASRVLSVHIETTEAVENLDEILAAGLADVYFIGPGDLAVSMGYGHDLNHPDVLATIERCIRKIAASGNIAGTYVGTPERAAEVIGWGAHYLVTAITPHMVSGANHYLQIKNQ; translated from the coding sequence ATGCGTTTTCCCGATTTAAAACAACGGCTCCACGAGGGGCCGCTACACGGCTGCTTTGTCACCTTCCCTTCCGCGGCGATAACCGAATTTACCGCCGCCATCGGATTTGATTTTGTGCTTATCGACAACGAGCACGGCAATATGAATCCGGAGACGGTAGAGGATATGGTACGCGCCTCGCACAGTCAGCAAGTGCCCTGCCTGGTGCGGGTTCCTTACAACCGCGCCGAATATATGCGTAAAGCGCTGGATTTCGGTGCCGATGGCGTGCAGGTCCCGCTGGTCAATACCGTAGAGGATGCCCGCGCCGCCGCCCTGCCTACACTGTTTCCACCGCAGGGCGAACGCGGAGTCGCCTTCCTGCCGCGCGCAGCCAACTACGGTATGTGCGCCGATAAAGCGCGCTATCTGGCCGAAGCCAACGCCTCGCGGGTGCTATCGGTACATATTGAAACAACAGAAGCAGTAGAGAATCTGGATGAGATCCTCGCCGCAGGGCTGGCCGATGTCTATTTCATCGGGCCGGGGGATTTGGCCGTTTCGATGGGCTACGGTCACGATCTCAACCATCCCGATGTACTGGCAACCATAGAGCGCTGTATTCGCAAAATCGCCGCCAGCGGCAATATTGCCGGGACCTACGTGGGAACCCCGGAGCGCGCAGCAGAAGTGATAGGTTGGGGTGCACACTACCTGGTGACGGCGATCACCCCACATATGGTGAGCGGCGCAAATCACTACTTACAAATAAAAAACCAATAA
- a CDS encoding NAD(P)-dependent oxidoreductase, producing MKPVLGFIGLGIMGKPMVRNLLKAGYSVHAYSIVAQDVEEIARDGATGQTSARAVAEAAEITITMVPNTPQVEDVLFGENGLAPALCEGKVIIDMSTISSLATKQFADAIKSLGARMLDAPVSGGDKGAKGGTLSIMVGGEAEVFERCKPILEVLGCRVTHVGDNGAGQVVKSCNQVLAAATMAALGESLVMGAKAGVDPAKIVEVLSAGYARCGALDIRGSLLLERNFDPGFMTRLQYKDLNLAMELSQGIDSPMPIASLVRELYKTCMAQGVGNEDHSNIIKVFEQLSGIEVKARS from the coding sequence ATGAAACCAGTTTTAGGCTTTATTGGTCTGGGCATTATGGGCAAACCGATGGTGCGCAATCTGCTAAAAGCAGGCTATAGCGTCCATGCCTACAGCATCGTGGCACAGGACGTAGAAGAGATTGCCCGCGATGGCGCTACCGGCCAGACATCGGCTCGTGCAGTCGCAGAAGCCGCGGAAATTACCATCACGATGGTACCCAATACGCCGCAGGTCGAAGATGTCCTGTTCGGCGAGAATGGCCTGGCTCCTGCGCTGTGCGAAGGTAAAGTCATTATTGATATGAGCACTATCTCCTCGCTGGCGACAAAGCAATTTGCTGACGCCATCAAATCGCTGGGCGCACGAATGCTCGATGCCCCGGTGAGCGGTGGGGATAAAGGCGCGAAAGGCGGCACGCTGTCGATTATGGTGGGCGGTGAAGCTGAAGTCTTTGAACGCTGCAAACCGATCCTCGAAGTGCTTGGCTGCCGCGTCACTCATGTCGGCGACAACGGCGCAGGCCAGGTCGTGAAATCCTGCAACCAGGTTCTGGCCGCCGCCACCATGGCTGCGCTGGGAGAATCGCTGGTGATGGGGGCAAAAGCAGGCGTCGATCCGGCCAAAATCGTCGAGGTGCTCTCAGCAGGATACGCCCGCTGCGGCGCGCTGGATATTCGCGGCAGCCTGCTGCTGGAGCGCAATTTTGATCCCGGCTTTATGACTCGTCTGCAGTACAAAGACCTCAACCTGGCCATGGAACTCAGCCAGGGTATTGACTCACCCATGCCGATCGCCAGTCTGGTGCGCGAACTGTACAAAACCTGCATGGCCCAGGGGGTTGGCAACGAAGATCACTCCAACATTATAAAAGTGTTTGAGCAGCTCTCCGGTATCGAAGTCAAAGCAAGGAGCTAA
- a CDS encoding FAD-dependent oxidoreductase yields MQTRHEAANQIPATYDVDVLVVGGGPTGVAAATAAARAGENTLLIERYGFCGGMATAGMSGAICGLFTSGKGPHEQLVHGFAGEFYQHLKHRGAVSEPFPFGETRLVVHEPHTWKEVADDLLADSGARVLFHTLATDVVMDGNELRGVVIENKSGRQLITARRFIDATGDGDLCVKAGVPYTCGRNGMVQYPTMVFRMGNVDIKRGIGHPVAQLETWVEAAQAQGYHLPRKHIYLLPSPRPGEVMCNVTSILRDDGRPIDATRTEDLTFAELKGRKQVREYERFLRAWVPGFEQAYLNDVAAQIGIRQSRTIAGRYRLTNDDVFQARKSERKVASSAWCIEAHGQDGIFMFYLDNDWYDIPYDTLVPENVPNLITAGRTLCAEHEALASARVTAQCFLTGFAAGTAAWLSHREGCAFSDIDVAELRSIIEYQTY; encoded by the coding sequence ATGCAAACCAGGCACGAAGCCGCCAACCAGATCCCCGCCACGTACGATGTTGATGTCCTGGTAGTGGGTGGTGGTCCAACCGGTGTTGCGGCAGCGACCGCCGCGGCGAGAGCTGGGGAAAATACCCTGCTGATTGAACGCTACGGTTTTTGCGGAGGTATGGCGACAGCGGGCATGTCGGGCGCGATTTGCGGCCTGTTTACCTCAGGTAAAGGCCCCCATGAGCAATTGGTGCACGGCTTTGCCGGTGAATTTTACCAGCATCTGAAACACCGCGGCGCCGTCAGCGAGCCGTTCCCGTTTGGCGAAACGCGGCTGGTCGTCCATGAGCCGCACACCTGGAAAGAGGTGGCCGACGATTTACTCGCCGACAGCGGCGCACGGGTGCTGTTCCATACCCTTGCCACTGACGTAGTGATGGATGGCAATGAGCTGCGCGGTGTGGTTATTGAGAACAAAAGCGGACGCCAGTTAATTACCGCCCGCCGCTTTATCGATGCCACCGGTGATGGCGATCTCTGCGTCAAAGCTGGCGTCCCGTACACCTGCGGGCGCAACGGTATGGTCCAGTATCCGACCATGGTGTTCCGTATGGGCAACGTCGATATCAAACGCGGCATTGGCCACCCGGTCGCCCAACTGGAAACCTGGGTCGAAGCCGCGCAGGCTCAGGGATATCACCTACCGCGCAAGCATATCTATCTGCTGCCCTCACCCCGCCCCGGTGAAGTGATGTGCAACGTCACCAGCATTTTACGCGACGATGGCAGACCGATTGATGCCACTCGCACTGAGGATCTGACGTTTGCCGAACTCAAGGGACGTAAGCAGGTACGCGAATACGAGCGTTTCCTGCGGGCATGGGTCCCGGGGTTCGAGCAGGCGTATCTGAACGATGTCGCGGCGCAAATTGGCATCCGCCAGAGTCGGACCATTGCAGGCCGCTACCGGCTGACTAACGACGATGTTTTCCAGGCGCGCAAAAGCGAACGCAAGGTCGCCAGCAGCGCCTGGTGCATCGAAGCACACGGTCAGGACGGCATCTTTATGTTCTACCTCGACAACGACTGGTACGACATTCCGTACGACACGCTCGTGCCGGAAAACGTACCAAACCTGATTACAGCTGGCCGTACGTTGTGCGCCGAGCATGAAGCGCTGGCTTCGGCTCGCGTCACCGCCCAATGCTTTTTGACGGGCTTCGCTGCCGGAACCGCCGCCTGGTTAAGCCATCGCGAAGGGTGCGCATTCTCGGATATTGATGTTGCGGAACTGCGCAGCATTATCGAATACCAAACTTATTAA